The following is a genomic window from Xenopus laevis strain J_2021 chromosome 2L, Xenopus_laevis_v10.1, whole genome shotgun sequence.
GGAATATGGGAGTTTtttaggggctgctgggaatatGGGGGGTTGTTAAGGGCTGCTGGGAATATGAGTTTTtttaggggctgctgggaatatGGAGGGTTGTCAAAGGCTGCTGGGAATATGGGGGTTGTTAGGGGCTGCCCAGTGGCAAGTGGGAATAAGGACATGAATAAAATGAGGGGTGACTAATGACCCAAAAATGTTGGTTCCCTGACTGTGCTGGAGGGAGGGGTAACTGCACATACACCAGGCAGCGGTGCTGCTCTCAGTCCATTGGTGTAATAGTGTCACTAATGGAATCTGGGCAAGTGCTAACTGTCACTTCCAGCTCCTGCAGCCAATTAGCAACTGCCAGCGAAATCACTGCGACTTTCCAcacatattggggctcatttataaacttcgcacagggcagattggttcgcaaagtgaatatatttgccctgcgcagtggcgtaactagatgttacagggccccacagcaaattcattttatggcccccaacataaccacatgttgcccttttttaccaatatatattgaaattgctcattaattagggcctcatggggcccctatacctcctgggcccccctgcagccgcagggtctgcttcctctgtagttacgcccctggccctgcgtatggttacatttataaagctgaattttttcacaatgcgaatgtctataggagctttttgaatatgtcacaattcacaaattgcgaatatttatgcgactcaattacgccacaactttggtggtggataaaatattcgcaaaacagtttcgaaaactgcgaatttaagttactgtcaacgttaTTTTCgggcacaacaacctcgcacattgggtgcgctcgcgcaaactcccgtctcatttgtgtgccatttgcgaaaatttattcacactgcgaatttgcaaaaaccgAAAAGACGGGctgagcagtgcaatatattagcgttcaggaaacaACATGcccaatacaaccatttgcgaaaaatatgtgTTGCGCGAacgttataaatgacccccattgacttttatcCAACCGTTGCTTTTGGTTAAttccccctttaatgtttaagaaTGTTTCCGTTTTACTCTGTTACACATTGTAACAATAAACAAATCAGGCATCTGCTGGAGCCACTCCCATAACATTGATAGACAAGAGGGGGCGCTGTGTCATGTGATTTTCTTCGATAATTAGAACTTATTAGGGCTTATACTATGGGAAGTCAGAgtgaaagtattaaaggggttgttcacctttaagttaaccttcaGTTTTCTATtcagttctctcctattcatattccagtctcttattctattCAGCGCTTGGTTGCtaggaatttgggccctagcaaccagactgctgaaactgcaaactggagagctgctgaataaaaagctaaataactcaaaaaccacaaataataaaaaatgaaaaccaattgcaaattgtctcagaatatctctctctacatcatactaaaggtgaatttaaaggtgaagaacccctttaaggaagtgtTGGATGAACGTTATTAAATACAAGGTTATTGATACATATTCAGGTTGCACACTTCATTGTGTTGACCCTTGGATGGATGGTTGCTGGTTCCAACTAGTACAAGAATCACAGAATCACACTATAGAAAGACATTTTAGCCAATATTAAGGAGTTCATTATCCATGCATTTTGCAGGTGGCTTTCCTCTCTCAAGCATGGGGTAAGTGCGCCTGGCAGGGGGGACAATGAGTCGGCTGTTCCTGCTTTGTATTGCCCTGTGCCCAGACCTGCTTGGAGACATCACAGGTAATGATGCACCAACTACAGAACAACCATCATTGGGGAGTggtcctttatatatatatactatatatatatatatatatatatatttactgttattATTGCTACAGATTTGCACCACCAAAGGACTCCTTTCTAACTCATCCCCACTCTCTCCGCCCTTCCCACTCATTCTTTGCTATTAATGTTATCAACTGGTTCCAAGTATAGGCAGTAGAAACATGGCCACCCTAGACCTAGATCTCCACAATGCATTTGGCTTTCATCACCTATTGAAGCTCTTGGCAGGATCCCCATACTTTCATGGTTCCTTCTCTAATATTTCTAGTGGTACAACCcaattattagggatgtcgcggactgttcgcccgcgaactaattcgcgcgaacatcgactattcgcgttcggcgaatgttcgcgaacgtcgcgcgacgttcgccaatttgggttcgccttagctggcgcttatttttgccctctcaccccagaccagcagatacatggcagccaatcaggaagctctccctcctggaccacccccacaccccctggaccactccccttccatatataaactgaagccctgcagcgttttttcattctgcctgtgtgtgcttggaagagctagtgtagggagagagctgttagtgatttgagggacagttgatagtaactttgctggctagtaatctacttgatactgctctgtattgtagggacagaactctgcagggatttgagggacattttaggttaggtagctttgctggctagtaatctaccttctactgcagtgctctgtatgtagctgctgtgggcagctgtcctgctgctgatctctcatctgcatctgttcttcaaacaactgccacctagctgtctaaatatcaataataataccgtctccagaaacaccacccgagtgacgtttttcaagcagcaataatatattccgtatccaacggctgtagtgtatacgttgaccttgcaggcattatttgcccagtctttaaccaagtgccacctagctgtgtgagctttttcacattccgtgtccagaaacatcacctgagtgacgtagtgtgatttctgccctttacagcacaaaacgcagcgctgtgtcaacaatggatttttcagatacatttttgcccttgatccccctctggcatgccactgtccaggtcgttgcaccctttaaacaactttaaaatcatttttctggccagaaatgtcttttctagcttttaaaattcgccttcccattgaagtctatggggttcgcgacgttcgcgaactattcgcatgttttgtcgcaagttcgcgaatatgttcgcgaacattttttccgccgttcgctacatccctaccaattaTCTTCTGTCCCAGGGATCTTTCCACCATTCTACCCCTGAGCTCATCATAAAATAGTCATTAATGGTCCTACAAAATCCTTTAACCATTAAGCTTTTTACACCAGACTTGTGAATAAAATACCCTCTTTTAATGCTCCAGGGACTGTATGGGGGCAATAAATTAACATTGTTTCCAACACTTttgagattttttattatttttttagatttctatGAAGTGATTGTAGCAGATAGAATAACCAATGGAAGTTGCATTGGACAGGACCCAATCGGTACTTACAACCCTGCGTCAGAGGTAACCTTACCCTCCATGCCCTGAGGCTGCTATATATAATGCTAGTGTATAATTAAGTTCAAGGTACAGTGCAAGGCCACATTTCTGACATATTTGTCTTGTAAACCACAAAACCTTTGAGGAGCCACCCTGATGTTCTTTATCAAGTGTAGAATTTGAACTTGTACAACTATAGTGCCCACCTGGCCTCCCACTGGAGACAATTGAGTGCAGCTGGGTAAAGCAGATGCCCAAAGGACCAGATAATGAGGGACCCTATAAGAATGGATAGAGGGGTACAATGATAGCCGGGGGGAGGCactaagaaagaaaagaaaaggcaaaaagtGGAATGAAAGAAGTGACAAGATGGGATGAAATAGGATAGGGCATGGCATGGGATAGGATGGGATAGGATGGGACAGGTAGCTTCTTGAACTAGAAGCTTGGCACAAAGGAACCAATAGGGAGCTTGTTACATGCTTTAATAGGCTGAAGCTAAAGGTGAATCAGATGGCAACAGATGGAGGCAACAGTTGTAAGTACAAGAAAGAGCAGATGCCCTTATGACAGCGCCATCTGCAGGAAGAGGAAAAGGACAggatttttatataatacaaaggCTCAAACTACTAACCTTGAAATTCACTTGTGACTCCTGCAAAGTAGTATAACTAGTGATGAGACAATtcctttacttgtttttttaaggTTTGATTTATTCTACCATAATTCTGTTGCTTTTACCCACACAGACTAAATGTAACCTCCTGAACCTGGATTTAATGCCCAATGCCTTCGATGACCAGTACCAAGGCTGCGCTGAAGAACTGGAGATGAACATCATGCCAAAGGTCCTTAAGATGGAAATATCTCGGAACCCTGTGTTCGGGCTGGCTTGGAAACGAGCAGAAAAAGATTGGAATAAAGTGAAATCTACTTTGCGCCTTCCCCAGGGATTTACAGATCCTTTAGGGACTGCAATTCGGGTTTATACCACGGACTGGCCAGAGGGGAACCCACTTTACAAAGCCTTTAATGGCAATGTGAGCATGGCTGGGAAGTCCAGGGGACACTACATGGAGCACTTCAACTTCAAAGCTCTTCACTTCTACCTGACCAGAGCCTTGCAGGTGCTCAAACGGAACTCCAAGAGGCGATACCGCACCTACAGGGGAACAGATGACTCCTATGAGGTATCTGAGGAGGTTCTGCGCTTTGGCAGGTTTACCTCGTCCTCACTGAACGTAGAGGTGGCTAAAGAGTACCACAAGGGACTTTTATTTGAGCTGACAACCTGTTTCGGGGTGGATATCCacaggatttcctttttccccaAAGAGAGAGAAGTTCTCATCCCCGTGGCAGAGAAGTTTCATTACTTGGGGAGGAGGGATAATGTCTATGTCATGAACAGCACCTGCCAGCTGTGCACTTACTTTAACTGTGCCTACTTAGGAGGTAAGTGCTGTAGGGAAATACATTCCAGTTTCATTAAATGATTCAGGGATTCAGTTCTTAATGATGTTTGAGTGTTTCTCCTGCTGCACACAACCAACTCATGCTGCAAGTCCCAGACTGACAGCAGGAGCTTTTGTTTCTACAGGGAAAATGATGACACCATATTCATTACcccaccagggccagaactaggggtaggcagaaaaggcacataCCAAGGGCATAACAATGAGGGGTGCTAGGTAAAGACCCTactctgtcacctacccctaaGTGAGGCCCTTGTCCCCCAAGGTTCGCTTATCATTTATCCCAAAACTGCCACATCATAGTCAGTTCTTGTGCACTCATTTGTGCGCATGTACAAATAATCAACCCAACCAATGTGTTTCCATTTGCTATTTATCAACCAAACGAGTGGTGCAAGATCCATATACAGGAATGTGACAACAGCAAGTACAGTAAATGACCCATAGACACACCAGCAGTTACAAAATCCAATATAAACTTAGCAGACTTATTGGCAGTGCCAGAGAGGAATGTTGGCACGGATCCTATTAAATTAATGGAACCAACCTCCTCCCTCACGCCCCCTATCCGTGAGCTGTTGGTTTAGGCTTTAGGCAGATAGAATAAAAGCAACAGGTTTTATAAACACAGTATATTAGATATTATAATGACTGTTATCACATGCTCCTTCCATTTATTCTACAGTACAGTTACCAGTCTATAATGTCATCATTTGcaagtaaatataaacaaaaactgtaaataaatataattgacaagcaaataacatttataaaagtaTCTCACAGGGAAGGTGACAGTGCTataagcttatatatatatatatattccctggaTTTATGGAAATGACCACCAGatattgcacagattatacagagatacagtatatgggttcattatacattatactgaCACGTCATTATGAACAGTTGCCTGTAGACATTAACTCTCTTTCTCATTGTAGAGGAAAAGCGAGAAGTTCCTGTTTGCATCTCTGGTAAGTTGCCGTTGTACAACTCACCCTCTGTTACTATAAAAGCTCTTTCTATTGTATGTGTCTCTATGGTTAATGGATACTCTCCCTACAGTATAAGTCATCCAAGTCTCTATGGTAATGGATACTGTCCCTACAGTATGAGTCATCCAAGCCTCTATGGTAATGGATACTGTCCCTACAGTATGAGTTATCCAAGTCTCTATGGTAATGGATACTCTCCCTACAGTATAAGTTATCCCAGTCTCTATGGTAATGGATTGTGTCCCTACAGTATGAGTTATCCCAGTCTCTATGGTAATGGATGCTTTCCCTACAGTATAAGGCATACAAGTCTCTATGGTAATGGATGCTCTCCCTACAGTATGAGTCATCCAAGTATCTATGGTAATGGATGCTCTCCCTACAATATGAGTCATCCAAGTCTCTATGGTAGTGGATGCTGTCCCTTAAGTATGAGCTTTCCAACTCTCTATGGTTATGGATTCCAACTCtcaatctctttctctctctctctctctctctctctctctctctctctctctctcttccctttaGTATCGGTCACCCAACTGTCATTTACTAGGCCAGTCCCACCAAAGTATGAGTTATCCAACTTTCTTTAGTTATAAGCATTTATAGATAAAATTGTAGTTTGGTCTTATAATGTCCAATACTATTCATTGTTTCCTTCTCCCACCGCAGGTCACCAATGAGAATCTTGACTCAAGTCTctacactccccccccccattcctgcttgACCCAGCCCATTTCATTACTTCCAACAGATCAGAGTGGAGTAAAGAATCTGTACATGAGTTCACAGCTAAAGATGTTGGAGCGAGATGATGGTCAGACTTACTGTACCGCATCCAGCAAGATCCCGGTACAAGAAGATTCTACATTATAATCATAAATGTCTTGTCAATAAAATCttcttttaattttataattaaatttaGGTCTGAGGTCTGTGTTATTTGCTGATTTACACTGATCATAACCCCAGCAAGAGAGGCCCAGCAGGGACAGAACTTACAAAGAATCCTCTGGACATGACCAATTGAGTCCCTCAAGGCAAATGTTGAGCGCTAACCCCAATGTCTAGGTATAATATAGTCTTCTCAGACAGGAGTGTAGGGTTATCTGAGTAGGACCAGAATAATATTGTAGCTTCACAACAATTTGGACAGAAAGGAAGACATTGGTCCAACCAGGCATGTAACTTTGGGGTCCCTTCTATAGTTGAGCAACTAACATAACCATGTCTGACCAAAATAGTACAAGTAAGGCCCCATTTAGAGAGCAAAGCATTTCAGAGATGCTGCATAACTTGAGGGACCCCAAAAGTGTAATGTGAGTGTAGAATTAAGAATGAACAATAGGGGTCAATTTAATGAACTTGATGAGTAAGAGAATTCCTGGAAAATGAATATGATTTCTGTATATGATCTTACTGAGAGTGTCATACTGATAATAATGATCTCACAAACTCTGCCCCAGGGAAATTACCCCAAAACAGACTTTCTGCATTATAGACCCTATTAGCACTGCACTTCCTCAACTGATTTGCTAAGGAAAACCAGGGCACAGAAATTATAGCACAGCCCCGGACAGTGtattttatataagtcaatgtttATAGGAGAAGGCTTGTGGGGATAGACTAGTGGTAGTCTACAGAAGAAGTACATGACTAGCACAgccctcccccctgcacagtgcaTTTCCCGTGAGTCACTATAAAAAGGGATTGGGGGTATACAGCTAATGTGGGGTGCAGATATTACAGCCCTGCACAGTGCATTTCTCgtaagtccctatataaaggggaatgttggggggatactCTTAATACGGGGTGCAATTTCCATAAGTCTCTATATAAAAGGGAATGTTGGGGGATACATATAATGTGGGGTGCAGAGATTTCAGTCCATTTATAGTGGAAAGTTTTGCCCCAGCTGATGTGAGAGGTACAGGAAGGGGTTAAGCAGTTCTTGCCCCACTGAGAGTCCCTAATCACATTAATTAAGGCAGGTAATTGGTAATAAAAGGTTCAGGGTGGGTTGAGGCTCATTTTACTGAGAGAAAGAGACAGGTTGGATCATGGCTGGACTAGTTTATCCTCAATACCCAGTGTTCCCAGGATACAGACACCCCTACAGGCAACACCCCCCACTCTACAAGCCCAAGCAGCAATACTGGAAACCCCCATACAAAGGGGCCCCAGGGCCTTTGAAGCCCACAAATCCTCTGGACTGTTTGGATGGGTACAAGTGGGCTCAGCTGAAGGCTTTGCTGAGTCAACTAGGCCCAGAGTTTGGCTTGGGCAGGCGTTTCACTAAAGAAGTGGGGGTGCAGGTGAACCCCCGGGTGGATGCATGTATTCAGTGCTCTCTGGGGCCCCGGACCCTAAAGAATTGCAAGGCTGGGTCCTTCCTGTTCCATGCTGCACCAGGGCAACATGCTGGTTTGGGCATTATAGCGCCAGTCAGATTCCCACTCACTGTAGCAGTGTATTCCCGCTTGTCTGATCGTAGGCTCTTCACCCTGCCCACCTTTACCAATGGGGGAAAGAAGGAGTGTGAGACCCAGATGGACCCCGCAGAGGAGGATCTGGTGCTCAATAGGCCGGCCTTCCAGGTGAGACTGTTTGGGGGCATTCTGATGGGCAGGTTGGGGGTTACCTTGAATCATGTGCCCTTTGCTTCTCTTGTTGCCTCTTGGGTGCCTGGTGGAGTAGGGTGGGGGTAATTAATAGGGGCAGGGTGGCtgcacttctcctttaatgcaacacATTAGAGATGCAGGGATACTACTGACTGCAATTAGGAAGTGTGGCCCCTGCATTACTGGGTATAAGTGGAATCATCATCTGGCCACAAACTTATgctaaagggcttgttcactcttagtatgatgtatagagttaCTTGCTATTATTGgtggtttgagttttttttattctattaaaaaaaaaaacaaaaaggccaattgcttagaattggccactcaataacatactaaaagtatggTTTGGGGTGGAACTGTTAAATTCTGCTTGGTCTATGTATATATGTGGGGGGGTTCTGCTCCCATATAATGCACATGAACGCACTGGCCTAAGGCAGGGAAGGCCAAAACCATTATGGCAGGGGGCCTTTGTGGCactttatatggggggggggggttaaaatgaTTTAGGACAGTCAATGCAACCTCACAAAACCTGGTAGTTCagctttcattttaaaggggacactTACTGTCAGTTGGCTCTATAATTGCCTTTTGTGGAATAATCTCCAGCTTCATTCTTCCTCTATGTATTTAGCCTTACAATACAAGCTTGTTGAACTTCACgtcctggttactagggtcaaagGCCCTAACAACCAGGATTCAGCCATATGCGAAGCCATTAAAAACCTGTTGGATCTCGTTATGTTTGTAATAATGGGAGCTAAATAGTAATATTGGTCTAGTTGTTCCCAGCACATGGGTGGCCAAGCTGGGCAAAGATTTTGAGTGTGATGTTCATAATGTGAGAGTAAGAAAGTGTGTAAGTTGTCTGCCTGTGAAACTCCTGTCCTGTGATGCACCCTGAGCTCCATGGGTGCTGCTGAATGGCGGGCCCTGTCATCCATGGGCTCACTCCCCTTTTATAATCTCATTACAGTTCCTGGAACAGAAGTATGGCTTCTTCCACTGCAAAAACTGTCAGACTCGATGGGAAAGTGCCTACGTGTGGTGTGTATCAGGAACCAACAAGGTCGGTGCATCTCCTCCTGCAATACAAGGCTTGGTTATAGTTCACTGGTCCCACAAAtgccatccccccccccccagagtgtCTTGTGGACATGGGGGCGTTTCAAAGAATGTCAATATTTTCTCAATATAATATCATTTTCCTGTGACTGGTGTTTCTCACAGggaccagcctgaaggccagttagggggagatttggggtgagtgcttatttgtgccctgggtacccctagaactatagcagggtgacaccccaatgtttctatatatctgtaaccttgttatgagctaagggggcccagtctgaaggtccgttagggggagatttggggtgagtgcttatttgtgccctgggtacccctggaactatagcagggtgacaccccaatgtttctatctgtaaccttgttatgagctaaggggacctgaccaaatattggaataaaaaactTGGGCTTAATCCTCGGTTAAGTAACATTTTctctgcactatataaatatgtggTTATTCTTCTGTCCTACTCGGCACGTAACATTGACTTCTCATGTGTGACACAGGTTTACTTCAAACAGTTCTGCCACAAATGCCAGAAGGGGCACAATCCATACTATGTGGAGTCAATAGAGTGTAAGGTGAGCCCAACTGATGAGAAATGTTCTGTAACTGCTTTTGTTGGTACTGTCTGTGCACTTCCCTCTCTTTCCTCTGGTTTCGCTCCATATTTTTCCACTTGAACTTTCATTACTGAATTCTACTGATCCACTTTCTTCCTCTTTATTCTTCTCAAGCTCTCACACATTTCTCTTTTTCCTCACCCCCTTTGCTATGTCCTCTTTTGTTACCCAAAGTTCACAAGAACAGTTGAAGACCCTCTGCTGTGGAAGGGGTGCAGTTTGAAGCTACACTTTGTTTAGGCAGAATCCATGTTGCACCCTATGGGCCTGGCTTGGCTGAGCAGCAGTTGGATGTTGGGCAAAGTCAACATTCCTATGGGGGATATTCATGTAGTTTAGGGTTAGTGCTGTGTATGTTTATGGCTTCTTGGATGTGTTTGTGTCCTACAGAGGTGCAAGAAGGCCTGGTGTTCATGTCCTGAGAGGAGACACATTGACCTGAAAAGACCTCATTGCCAGGAGCTGTGTGGCCGTTGCAAGGGCCAGAGACTCTCCTGTGACAAAACCTACAGCTTCAAGTACATCATCTAGCCCCGTCCCCAGACCT
Proteins encoded in this region:
- the XB5799088.L gene encoding uncharacterized protein LOC779244 precursor, encoding MSRLFLLCIALCPDLLGDITDFYEVIVADRITNGSCIGQDPIGTYNPASETKCNLLNLDLMPNAFDDQYQGCAEELEMNIMPKVLKMEISRNPVFGLAWKRAEKDWNKVKSTLRLPQGFTDPLGTAIRVYTTDWPEGNPLYKAFNGNVSMAGKSRGHYMEHFNFKALHFYLTRALQVLKRNSKRRYRTYRGTDDSYEVSEEVLRFGRFTSSSLNVEVAKEYHKGLLFELTTCFGVDIHRISFFPKEREVLIPVAEKFHYLGRRDNVYVMNSTCQLCTYFNCAYLGEEKREVPVCISGHQ
- the zar1l.L gene encoding zygote arrest protein 1-like → MAGLVYPQYPVFPGYRHPYRQHPPLYKPKQQYWKPPYKGAPGPLKPTNPLDCLDGYKWAQLKALLSQLGPEFGLGRRFTKEVGVQVNPRVDACIQCSLGPRTLKNCKAGSFLFHAAPGQHAGLGIIAPVRFPLTVAVYSRLSDRRLFTLPTFTNGGKKECETQMDPAEEDLVLNRPAFQFLEQKYGFFHCKNCQTRWESAYVWCVSGTNKVYFKQFCHKCQKGHNPYYVESIECKRCKKAWCSCPERRHIDLKRPHCQELCGRCKGQRLSCDKTYSFKYII